From the genome of Salvelinus namaycush isolate Seneca chromosome 1, SaNama_1.0, whole genome shotgun sequence:
AATGAAAAGAGGATGTCGAGAAACATAAGGTCCTGTTTCTGTTCTCTACAGCTGAAAGCCTTTGCCCTGTCGCCCagtggagagagactggagaatCCCTCCACCATTGAGATCGTAGTGCTGGATCAAAATGATAACCGGCCCAACTTCTCCCAAAAAGAGTTTGCTGGGTCCGTTTATGAATTCTCTGTACCAGGTAAACACATACATCACCTACACATGCTGTGGATGTACGCAAAGTTGGTACACAAAATGCCAACTGATTGGGTAGTGAACTGAGAGAGTGATTGATGTTGTTTTAACAGGCACATCTGTGATGTCTGTGACTGCGACTGATGCTGACGACCCAACCACAGACAACGCTATCCTGAGCTACTCCATCATTGGCCAGGAGAGCATCCCGCCTCTCCGCATCAACAAGACCATGTTTGGCATCAACAACGAGACAGGGGCCATTTACACACGAGACGTGGGTCTAGACTGGGAGGTAGGGGCTCTTCCTTTGTCTTTTCATTGACCCATTATTTAGGTCATGCCCTTTCTGGTTCAACAGAAGCACAATATTTTGAAAGGTGTTTGAAAGGAAAAACGAATTCATGTAAAATAATATGCTGTATGTGCCATACATGACTGTGAACATCTGTGCATTCCTTACAGGTGGTTAAAGGTTTTAGGTTGAAACTGCAGGTTGCTGACATGTCAGGCATGGGGTTAACCAGTCTTGCGAATGCAGTCATACATGTGACTGACATCAACAACAATCCCCCACGATTCTCCCCAGACATGGTGAGTTTCCCTGTTTAATCTCTCATTAACTGTTAGCTCCCTTCCATCAATTGACTTTTATCAGATGATATAAACGATATGGACACATCATTCAGACCAGCTTCAAAATATAGACATGCACATTCACATGTGTTTATATAAACTAAACACAACTGCTTTGTGTCTCTGTTTCCTGAATACAGTACACTATGTCAGCTGTGGAGAACAAAGTAGACTTTGTGATTGGCTGGGTCAACGCCACAGACAATGATGAGCCAGGGACAGGAAACTGGGAGACAAAATACACCATCGCCAAGGGCAACCCCTCTAGGAACTTTGCCATTCGCACAGACCCTGTGACCAACGAGGGTATTCTGTCAGTGGTGAAGGTAAGTTATTCTCCATCCGGCAGGAGGACGGGAGGGAATGTGTGGGGGACATTCTGGCTCCATGTTAGAATGACAAACATGACAATCAGTTCATCCAGTTTATATAGAGCCTATATAGAGTATAGAGCATGTGTTCACACACAGTGGTCAGAGCCAGGCCTTGATACATGACACTGTTACCCCATCTAGTGGTGACTAACTATCCAAGTTGTCTTTCAAAACCTCtgccttttttttttattgcaggCTCTGGACTACGAGTCCCAAGAGGTGTATACTCTGACTCTGACAGTGGAGAATGTGAACCCTCTCAGCATCAAGGCCCCCAAGAACCCTGTAAGCAGTGCCACAGTGGTGGTGACCGTGGTGAATGAGAACGAGGCCCCACGCTTTATTAAAGACCCCATAGAGATCTTGGTTCCTGAGTCTGTGGTCCCTGGCACCGTGCTGGCCAGTAACATTGCCTACGATCCTGATAATGCAAAACTCAAGTAAGATTGGTGCACTGGAGAACTCTTTAATTTGTGTTTACACTGAATATATAAGAATATAAGTTTATATACTATCTGTATCTATAAGGAAATGAAAACATTGCTGTCATTTCAATCAGGTATGACATACTCAGAGATCCTGAGGGATGGCTTATAATCAATCACGAGACTGGGAAAATCGCAGCCAGGAAACCGTTCAATGTCCGCTCCCCTCACGTCAAGAACAACATTTACAATGCAGTCATCAGAGTCACAGACACAGGTGAGTATCCCGAGTTAGTCACTGCTTCACCTCACATAACTTGAGACATCAGGTCAAGCAGGAAGTGACAGTAAATAATGATGCCATTTCCTCCTAGACGCTGGTGGAATCTCGACCACAGCGTCTCTGGTGATCACGTTGTGGGAGACCAATGACTTCCTCCCTCAGCTGTTCCCCCTGATGGGGACGGTGTGCAGCGAGTCAGACCGGAAGACATCTGGTCTGTTCCTGACTGCTGTGGATGAGGACCTGCCCCCTCACGCTGAACCCTTCACCTTCCACCTGCAAGACATTAATGTGTCTGCCAACTGGACCATCATACAGGTCAATGGTAAGGACAGAATTAGATACTCCTATCGTCCAAGACATGTTATGTCTTCTCATTCCAACTCCCTCTATCTGTGTttgtgtcactctctctctccagagacTCATGCAGTGCTGCGACCCCTGGTAGAGCTGGAGACAGGGGAATATGCTGTCACTGTGTTGGTGACTGACTCTGGCACCCCAAGTCTCAGTGCATATGCTCAGGTCAATGTGACTGTGTGTCCGTGTGGGAAAGACGGTGAATGTAAGACCGAAGCTGCTGCCATATTCGGAACACGAGTTGGTGTCAGCTTCATCGCCTTACTGGTCATCATGGCCAGCATCGCACTCCTGCTATGTAAGCTATACCTCATGTAAACCCTCACAACACCTGAACAAAGCACATAGCTACATGAACACACACCTTTTCCCAAATGTTTCTGTGCAGTGAGATGGGTCTCTGTGTTCTCAGTGTTGCTACTCCTGGCTGTAGCCGTGGGTAACTGCAGACGGCATCATATGAAGAAAGgagaggggctgctggtgggggATTCAGACGAAGACATCCGTGACAACGTCCTGAACTATGACGAGcagggtggtggagaggaggatgaggtcaGACATAACACGTTACAGCCGGCAGAACCAAGTTATCTGTTGACAATATCGCCTCTCTTGTCCTATAGACACTTCATATTCCTCATCCTTTACTCTCACTAGAATGCCTTCAACATTGACCTACTGAGGAACCCAACGGATGTGGGACCACTCCCAATATCCTTCTACCCTCCCGTCTCTGGCATCCCCAGGGGAAAGCAGCCACTCAGGAAAGACTACCCAGACAACCTGCCCTCCCCCTCGTATCCACGGAAACCCCCAGCGGACCCCACTGACATTGAGGACTTCATCAATGATGTGAGAAAGGTTTCCATCATGGCCCTGGCCTATTGTTTTAGTCAGTTGAAATAAGAACGGTCCATATCCTCAGAgagaaaataatgtatttcttGCCTATTTGTGTCTCCACAGGGCCTGGAAGCAGCAGACCATGACCCCAACGTCCCGCCCTACGACACAGCTCTGATCTATGACTACGAGGGTGATGGCTCCCTGGCAGGCAGCCTGAGCTCCATTGCCTCAGCCAGCTCAGACGGTGACCAGGACTATGACTACCTCAACGACTGGGGACCACGCTTTAAGAAACTGGCCAACATGTACGACCCACGCTAAGGAGACTGCCTGGTTATTTAGCGACCAGTACATTTACCGTAACTTTATCCTcagatgccatctattttctCCTAAACTCCACCCAACTCCCTATTCTTCATCATACATCCTCCCTCTTCTTCTTGAAGCTAGAACCTGATATCATCCTCTCAGTGTAGGACAGGGTAGGATTTTGACTGATTGGCAGAAGTTTAGAGTAGATCTGTGTTCCTATTCCTTCATGTTTCCAATTGTCTCCGGCAGTGCATGAGCTCAATTCTTTAGGCTCTTTTGACACTACATATTGTCCTCCTCCAATCCCTCTCTTTGCAACTGTAAAGGTCACCGTTGTCATTTTCAGGACTATCATGGACAATGATATTCTCCTCACAGTTCAGCGAGTTTCTGACCGGCTTGATGAGACAACCACACAGCATTCTGCGGCATATGAATGGTTCACCTTGTGCTGAGTGGTATGAGTGTGAATGGCAAAGGGAGGGAAGGAAACACATGGTAGAGCATACCAATGAGAGAAGAGAAACATGCACTGTAGtcctccagtcagtcagtccatagAGCCACTTAAAACCACAGTGGCCTTACCAGTCAGGTGTGTTGTCTTGAGGTTTCTCTAATCattttttgtttgtgttttgtaGAAAGCTTTTTATGTGGGAGGAATGTAGAGAAAGGTTGACCATGTACTTGAACAGTGATAGCAAAAAGGGCTAAGCATGCTATAAGGGAAACAGAACATCTGTGGGATTGTACCCATGTCTGGTATTAACTTTTAAATACTGTATGTGACCACTACCATTTGAAAACATTTTGATTTTCTAAATGCTGTTAGTGTTAAGTTTTCcttttttataaatattttgtACATATATTTTCCATTTCTTTAATTTAGTGTTCCCCTAACAATATTACATTAATCCTCAACTCCTAAAACAAAATCCACTTGTGAGGTCTATACACTTGCTTGATAATTTGTTAATTCTCCTACCATTTCAGTTTGACACCTACAATTATAACATTTGAAGTCAATAACCAATGCCATTACATTTGAGGAGATATGGCTTGGTGGACAGTTTTCCTTCCAACATAATGCAATACTCAAACTCCTGTGAGAACCAATGGTTTGGATGTgacatttttgttttcttgatTGACATGTATAAATTATTTACTGACATCTTTACATaatacataaaaatgtttcaaaGCAGTTCTCATATTACTATTCATTTATAAATACTCTAAATAGAGGACATTTTCTTGAAGTCATATTGAAGTTTGGAAAACAGAACACAAGATGGCGCTGGCAACTCCAAGGACAGTTGAAATAAAGCTTTATTTAAACACCCCTGAGCATCACAGGGATTTGAGCAAATCACCATTTTACAACTCAAGGTAGGATTCTGCCCATAATACAATGAACTGCATATCCACTGCAGCAATGAACAACCTTTATTGGTACACCATTTATGCCATGCTAAGGCTGACCCAGACCATGCTTCAAACAGAAGCATCCTTTTCAGTGCCACTTACCCAGAGTATTGTTGAAATACtctgaaaatataaaaaaggcccaCCAAATGTTCCCTCTAAGGAAGTGAAAGAGGAACCTTGGTCCTAAAAGGTCTATGACTTCACTGTTCCTCACCACTAACAGATACACCTCGTCTAGTTACACCTCACTGTAGTGAATGGACATTGATCAACAAACTGAACTGATATCCACCAGgaaaagcaggtgaggtggcaCTTAACTGTTTATAGTGATTTGTGTACTGGAAACTCGCAGCCCCACAGAGAGGTGCTCTGGTCCTCCTACATTATATTGCTGGAGGAGTGCGTGTACAGATTCCTGCAGAGGAGTGTTGAGACTGACCGGGTCATACAGGCCTCAGGTTCAGATGTTCATCATTATCGTCCTTCCTACGAGGAGGTGGGCGTGGCTCATCATCCTCCCCTGTGTCCTGCTTGTCCTTCTCCGCTTCGATCCAGCTTTGAGGGGCAATCATCTTCTTGGGCCCGTGGGGAGGGGGTCCCAGCAGAGCCTCGATGTCCTCATAGTTCACCACTTCCCGCTCCAGAAGAGCATTGGCCAACTGAAAATACACACAGAAAAAGCCGGTTAGCCAACTGTGAACGCAAAGTTATGTTTGACAATGGAATACAATGCATGATGGCGTGTTTAAAGATGGTAGCTATGTAGACACCACGTCACACAAAAATATGGCTAACAAATGTGGAATGAGGGTCTTACCATTATCAGCTTGTCTCGGTTATCCAGAAGCAGTTTCTCAGTCTGTCTGTAGGCACGTGCTATCAACAGTTTAGCCTCCTGCAAGAACCAAAATACAAGCCATCCTTCACAAGGTTATCTCCAATGAACAGAACTACAGGTAAAGTTACAACAGGGGAATCTTCTACTCGTACTGTTTCACGGGTGCAGACTTACGTGGTCCATCTGCTGCTGGAGGCCCTGGCTGAAGGGCCTGCGTCCGACAGCCCCCTGCTCCTCTGTCTCAGGGAAGGACACCTGACCCACACTGGAGGACATGCCATACTGCTTCACCATGGAGTAGGCCACACGAGTCACCTTCCGCAGGTCATCCTGGGCACCTAGCGCAGAGACAAACGTCTCACAGACTGAACGCTataggtgtgtgtatgttgtgatgAATGGTCAGACAGCATACCTGTGGTGACCTTGTTGAAGGTGATGGCCTCCGAGGCTCTTCCTCCTAGAGCCATACACATCCTCTCAAACAGCTGTTCTTTGGAGAACAGGTACTGGTCTCTGGGCAGGATCTGGGCAAAGCCGAGGGCAGCGTTGGTCCTGGGGGCAATGGACACCTGGCAAACAAGACAACCAGCGAATATATCAATATTGTACAATATATGGCCATCTACTATGTTTTTGGTCCTGTTCATTTCTCCATAGTATTCAACAATATCGCATTGAGAAAAGACACTGAAATTAGTGGATTGACAGCTATGGAGGTGGTGTCACCTTCATGAGTGCCTCTGTGTGCTCTAACAGCCATCCAACCAGGGCATGGCCAGACTCATGGAACGCTACAATCC
Proteins encoded in this window:
- the LOC120052362 gene encoding cadherin-15-like, which gives rise to MDDHSHKYYKTPGRPVIPSPNPSPKVGSSGQAGREDLNPAALYPWRQRSSGGLSRVKRDWIIPPIRVLENSKQVPENLVQIKSDKIFTGEVIYKLEGPGVDQDPKNLFEIDDKTGWIRSMIPLDREKYRSFTLKAFALSPSGERLENPSTIEIVVLDQNDNRPNFSQKEFAGSVYEFSVPGTSVMSVTATDADDPTTDNAILSYSIIGQESIPPLRINKTMFGINNETGAIYTRDVGLDWEVVKGFRLKLQVADMSGMGLTSLANAVIHVTDINNNPPRFSPDMYTMSAVENKVDFVIGWVNATDNDEPGTGNWETKYTIAKGNPSRNFAIRTDPVTNEGILSVVKALDYESQEVYTLTLTVENVNPLSIKAPKNPVSSATVVVTVVNENEAPRFIKDPIEILVPESVVPGTVLASNIAYDPDNAKLKYDILRDPEGWLIINHETGKIAARKPFNVRSPHVKNNIYNAVIRVTDTDAGGISTTASLVITLWETNDFLPQLFPLMGTVCSESDRKTSGLFLTAVDEDLPPHAEPFTFHLQDINVSANWTIIQVNETHAVLRPLVELETGEYAVTVLVTDSGTPSLSAYAQVNVTVCPCGKDGECKTEAAAIFGTRVGVSFIALLVIMASIALLLLLLLLAVAVGNCRRHHMKKGEGLLVGDSDEDIRDNVLNYDEQGGGEEDENAFNIDLLRNPTDVGPLPISFYPPVSGIPRGKQPLRKDYPDNLPSPSYPRKPPADPTDIEDFINDGLEAADHDPNVPPYDTALIYDYEGDGSLAGSLSSIASASSDGDQDYDYLNDWGPRFKKLANMYDPR